A stretch of Lathyrus oleraceus cultivar Zhongwan6 chromosome 6, CAAS_Psat_ZW6_1.0, whole genome shotgun sequence DNA encodes these proteins:
- the LOC127097171 gene encoding glucomannan 4-beta-mannosyltransferase 9 isoform X1, which yields MEAFEVVNEGIGMQIEFIWRKIREPVIVPMLRVAVFLCLGMSLMMLVDKVYMGISICLVKMFGRKPEKRYKWECFEDDLELGNSNYPMVLVQIPMYNEGEVYQLSIGAACGLSWPSNRLIIQILDDSTDPTIKELVQVECNIWGSKGVNIKYEVRDNRNGYKAGALREGMKHSYVTQCDYVVIFDADFQPQPDFLRRTIPFLVNNPEIGLVQARWKFGKPGRRELATELRQPAAVGQQRQSRLVMDGDLYVSVNADECLMTRMQQMSLDYHFKVEQEVSSSAYAFFGFNGTAGVWRISALNEAGGWKDRTTVEDMDLSVRASLKGWKFLYLSNLQVINELPSTLKAFRYQQHRWSCGPANLFRKTAMEIFASKNVSLWKKIYILYSFFFVRKIVAHVNTFVFYCIVLPATVVVPEVVVPKWGSVYIPFVITLLKSVGTPRSFHLVSFWILFENTMSLHRTKATIIGLLEASRVNEWVVTEKLGATLKAKGGGKVSKNIQLKIGDRIGMSELCVGLYLLFCGSYDVMYGKNQFFVFLYIQSIAFFILAFGYVGTVVPNS from the exons ATGGAGGCATTTGAAGTAGTGAACGAAGGAATTGGAATGCAAATTGAGTTCATTTGGAGGAAAATTAGAGAGCCAGTGATTGTGCCAATGCTGAGAGTTGCAGTGTTTTTGTGCCTAGGCATGTCGTTGATGATGTTGGTTGATAAAGTTTATATGGGAATTTCGATTTGTTTGGTGAAGATGTTTGGTAGGAAACCAGAGAAGCGTTATAAATGGGAGTGTTTTGAGGATGATCTTGAGTTGGGAAACTCTAATTACCCAATGGTTCTTGTTCAAATTCCAATGTATAATGAAGGAGAG GTCTATCAGTTATCAATTGGTGCTGCTTGTGGACTATCTTGGCCTTCTAATAGGCTCATCATCCAAATTCTTGATGATTCAACTGACCCAACTATCAAG GAGTTGGTCCAGGTGGAGTGCAATATATGGGGAAGCAAAGGAGTGAACATAAAGTATGAAGTTAGAGACAACAGAAATGGTTACAAAGCTGGTGCTCTAAGAGAAGGAATGAAACATAGCTATGTGACACAATGTGACTATGTTGTCATCTTTGATGCTGATTTTCAACCACAACCTGATTTTCTCCGCCGAACCATTCCTTTCCTTGTCAATAATCCTGAAATTGGTCTCGTGCAAGCTCGCTGGAAATTTG GTAAGCCCGGGCGGAGGGAGTTGGCGACAGAGCTTCGACAGCCAGCGGCAGTTGGTCAACAACGACAATCTAGATTAGTTATGGATGGTGATTTGTATGTGTCAG TGAATGCCGATGAATGTTTGATGACGAGGATGCAACAAATGTCACTCGATTACCATTTTAAAGTGGAACAAGAAGTGAGCTCTTCAGCTTACGCCTTCTttggcttcaacg GAACTGCAGGTGTATGGAGAATTTCAGCATTGAATGAAGCTGGCGGGTGGAAAGATAGGACCACAGTGGAAGATATGGATCTTTCTGTACGCGCAAGTCTCAAAGGATGGAAGTTCTTATACCTTTCCAATTTACAG GTTATAAACGAATTGCCAAGCACTTTAAAGGCCTTTAGATATCAACAACACCGATGGTCATGTGGTCCTGCCAATCTCTTCAGAAAAACCGCTATGGAGATTTTCGCAAGCAAG AATGTGTCTCTATGGAAGAAAATATATATTCTTTACAGTTTTTTCTTCGTTCGGAAGATTGTGGCACACGTCAACACATTTGTGTTCTATTGTATTGTGTTACCCGCAACCGTTGTGGTGCCTGAAGTTGTTGTCCCTAAATGGGGATCTGTTTATATTCCTTTCGTCATCACCCTTCTAAAATCCGTAGGAACACCAAG GTCATTCCATTTAGTGTCCTTTTGGATTCTCTTTGAAAATACGATGTCTCTCCATCGAACAAAGGCGACAATTATTGGTCTATTAGAGGCTAGTAGAGTGAATGAATGGGTTGTCACCGAAAAACTTGGAGCTACTCTCAAGGCTAAAGGTGGGGGTAAAGTATCCAAAAATATTCAACTTAAGATTGGAGACAG GATTGGAATGTCAGAACTTTGTGTTGGACTTTACCTCCTATTCTGCGGTTCATATGATGTTATGTATGGGAAAAATCAGTTCTTCGTATTCCTATACATCCAATCGATTGCTTTCTTCATCCTGGCGTTTGGATATGTTGGCACTGTTGTTCCCAACTCGTAG
- the LOC127097171 gene encoding glucomannan 4-beta-mannosyltransferase 9 isoform X2, whose protein sequence is MEAFEVVNEGIGMQIEFIWRKIREPVIVPMLRVAVFLCLGMSLMMLVDKVYMGISICLVKMFGRKPEKRYKWECFEDDLELGNSNYPMVLVQIPMYNEGEVYQLSIGAACGLSWPSNRLIIQILDDSTDPTIKELVQVECNIWGSKGVNIKYEVRDNRNGYKAGALREGMKHSYVTQCDYVVIFDADFQPQPDFLRRTIPFLVNNPEIGLVQARWKFVNADECLMTRMQQMSLDYHFKVEQEVSSSAYAFFGFNGTAGVWRISALNEAGGWKDRTTVEDMDLSVRASLKGWKFLYLSNLQVINELPSTLKAFRYQQHRWSCGPANLFRKTAMEIFASKNVSLWKKIYILYSFFFVRKIVAHVNTFVFYCIVLPATVVVPEVVVPKWGSVYIPFVITLLKSVGTPRSFHLVSFWILFENTMSLHRTKATIIGLLEASRVNEWVVTEKLGATLKAKGGGKVSKNIQLKIGDRIGMSELCVGLYLLFCGSYDVMYGKNQFFVFLYIQSIAFFILAFGYVGTVVPNS, encoded by the exons ATGGAGGCATTTGAAGTAGTGAACGAAGGAATTGGAATGCAAATTGAGTTCATTTGGAGGAAAATTAGAGAGCCAGTGATTGTGCCAATGCTGAGAGTTGCAGTGTTTTTGTGCCTAGGCATGTCGTTGATGATGTTGGTTGATAAAGTTTATATGGGAATTTCGATTTGTTTGGTGAAGATGTTTGGTAGGAAACCAGAGAAGCGTTATAAATGGGAGTGTTTTGAGGATGATCTTGAGTTGGGAAACTCTAATTACCCAATGGTTCTTGTTCAAATTCCAATGTATAATGAAGGAGAG GTCTATCAGTTATCAATTGGTGCTGCTTGTGGACTATCTTGGCCTTCTAATAGGCTCATCATCCAAATTCTTGATGATTCAACTGACCCAACTATCAAG GAGTTGGTCCAGGTGGAGTGCAATATATGGGGAAGCAAAGGAGTGAACATAAAGTATGAAGTTAGAGACAACAGAAATGGTTACAAAGCTGGTGCTCTAAGAGAAGGAATGAAACATAGCTATGTGACACAATGTGACTATGTTGTCATCTTTGATGCTGATTTTCAACCACAACCTGATTTTCTCCGCCGAACCATTCCTTTCCTTGTCAATAATCCTGAAATTGGTCTCGTGCAAGCTCGCTGGAAATTTG TGAATGCCGATGAATGTTTGATGACGAGGATGCAACAAATGTCACTCGATTACCATTTTAAAGTGGAACAAGAAGTGAGCTCTTCAGCTTACGCCTTCTttggcttcaacg GAACTGCAGGTGTATGGAGAATTTCAGCATTGAATGAAGCTGGCGGGTGGAAAGATAGGACCACAGTGGAAGATATGGATCTTTCTGTACGCGCAAGTCTCAAAGGATGGAAGTTCTTATACCTTTCCAATTTACAG GTTATAAACGAATTGCCAAGCACTTTAAAGGCCTTTAGATATCAACAACACCGATGGTCATGTGGTCCTGCCAATCTCTTCAGAAAAACCGCTATGGAGATTTTCGCAAGCAAG AATGTGTCTCTATGGAAGAAAATATATATTCTTTACAGTTTTTTCTTCGTTCGGAAGATTGTGGCACACGTCAACACATTTGTGTTCTATTGTATTGTGTTACCCGCAACCGTTGTGGTGCCTGAAGTTGTTGTCCCTAAATGGGGATCTGTTTATATTCCTTTCGTCATCACCCTTCTAAAATCCGTAGGAACACCAAG GTCATTCCATTTAGTGTCCTTTTGGATTCTCTTTGAAAATACGATGTCTCTCCATCGAACAAAGGCGACAATTATTGGTCTATTAGAGGCTAGTAGAGTGAATGAATGGGTTGTCACCGAAAAACTTGGAGCTACTCTCAAGGCTAAAGGTGGGGGTAAAGTATCCAAAAATATTCAACTTAAGATTGGAGACAG GATTGGAATGTCAGAACTTTGTGTTGGACTTTACCTCCTATTCTGCGGTTCATATGATGTTATGTATGGGAAAAATCAGTTCTTCGTATTCCTATACATCCAATCGATTGCTTTCTTCATCCTGGCGTTTGGATATGTTGGCACTGTTGTTCCCAACTCGTAG